GCTGCGGCCTGGCCGGCAACTTCGGCATGGAGGCCGGGCACTACGAGGTCTCGGTGGCCGTGGCCGAGCGGGCCCTGCTGCCGGCGCTGCGCGAGGCCCGGCCGGGCACCGTCCTGCTCGCCGACGGCTTCAGCTGCCGCACGCAGGCCGACGACCTGGCCGGCGTGCAGGGCCAGCACCTGGCCGAGCTGCTCGCCTCCCGCCTGGCCTGACCGGACGAGCCCCGGACCAGCCCCGGACGGCATCGGCGCCGCCGCCCACCCTGCGAGGGGGGCGGCGGCGCCGGGAGCCGGGCGCGCCAGGTCAGCGCTGGGCGGCCTCCTCGGTGGCCGTGGGAGCGCCGCCGAGGTCGGGGTGGTCGGGACGGCGCTGCTCGATCGTCTCGTCGGTCCCGGCCTGCGAGCCGCCGGTCGTGCCGCCGGTCTCGCCCGGGGTCGCGTCCTGCGCCCCGTCGGCCGCGGCGCCCGGCTTCTCGTCGAGGTAGACGAGGTCCTGGGGCTTGTGGTGCTCCAGGGCCCTGCGGGCGATGATCTGCTGCTGGGTCACGGCGCGCTCGGAGCGGCCGCGGCCCAGGAACGTGATCGTCCACTTGAGCAGCGTGGTCACCCGGTTCTTGAAGCCGACCAGGTACAGCAGGTGCACCGCCAGCCACAGCACCCAGGCGAAGAACCCGCCGAACTTGAGCTTGCCGACCGACGCCACCGCGTTGAAGCGGCTGATCGTCGCCATCGAGCCCTTGTCCTTGTACGAGAACGCGACGCCGGTCTCCTGGCCCGTCAGCCCGCGGCGGATCTCGCGCGCCACGTGCTGCCCGCCCTGGATCGCCACCTGCGCCACGCCCGGGAGGCCGTCGAGGGCGGCCATGTCGCCGACGACGTGCACCTCGGGGTGCCCGGGCAGCGACAGGTCCGGCTGCACCTTGATGCGCCCGGCCCGGTCGAGCTCGGCGCCGGACTGCTCGGCGAGCAGGGACCCGAGCGGGCTGCCCTGGACCCCGGCCGCCCACACCTTGGCGCGGGCCTCGATGCGCCGGGTCGTGCCGTCCTTGTCCTTGACCTCGATGCCGTGGCGGTCGACGTCGGTGACCATGGTGCCGAGCTGGATGTCGACGCCCATCTGCGTGAGCTTGCGGTGCGCCTTCTCGCCGAGCTCCTCCGCGAAGCCGGGGAGCACGCGGGGCGCGGCGTCGACGAGGACGACCTTGGCGCGCGTCGGGTCGATCCGGCGGAAGTCCCGGCGCAGCGTCTGCTTGGACAGCTCGGCGATCTGCCCGGCCATCTCCACGCCCGTCGGCCCCGCGCCCACGACGACGAAGGTGAGCAGGCGCTCCTCCTCCGACTCGTCCCAGGCGAGCTCGGCCATCTCGAACGCGCCGAAGATCCGGCCGCGCAGCTCGAGGGCGTCGTCGATGGACTTCATGCCGGGCGCGAACCGGGCGAACTGGTCGTTGCCGAAGTACGACTGGCCGGCGCCCGCGGCGACCACGAGGTGGTCGTAGCTGGTGACGGTCTGCCGGTCCAGCACCTGGGAGGTGACGGTCCGGGCGGTGAGGTCGATCCCGGTGACGTCGCCGAGCAGCACGGTGGCGTTCTGCTGGTCGTTGAGGATCTCGCGCGTCGAGGGGGCGATGTCGCCCTCGGACAGGATCCCGGTCGCCACCTGGTACAGCAGCGGCTGGAACAGGTGGTGGGTGGTGCGGGAGATGAGCGTGACGTCCACGTCGGCCTTGCGCAGCCCCTGGGTCGCGAACAGCCCGCCGAAGCCCGAGCCGATGACGAGGACGTGCGGGCGCCCGGTCGTGGTGCGCCGCGGGGCGGCGGGGGTGTCGTGCGTCTGCACGGTGCTCATGCGGACCTCCGGAGGTCTCGTCGAGGTGCCCAGGGTGTCAGCAGCCGGCCCGCCAGGCGAGCGGTCGGCGCGGCCGTGTCCCCGGTACCGGCCGTGCCTGCCACCCTCGTCGGGTGACCGGCACCCTCCTGGTACCCGTCGCAGGGCGGCGCACACCGCTCCTGCTCGCCGTCTACGGCACGCTCCGGCGCGGCTGCCGCAACGCCGGCGTGCTCGCCGGCTGCCGGCACCTGGGCGACGGCGAGGTCGCCGGGACCCTCCACGAGGTGTCGGTGCCCCGCGAGCAGCTGGGCTACGGCTACCCGCTGCTCGTCCTCGACGACGCCCCCGGGCCGGCGGGTGCCGGCGGGCGGGTGCGGGTCGAGGTGTACGGGGTCGACGACCCGGCGACGCTGCTCGCGCTGGACGAGCTCGAGGACTACGACCCCGACGACCCGTCGGGCTCGGAGTACGTCCGCGTGGTCGTGCCGCTGCTCTCGGGCTGGCCGGGGGCGCCGGAGCAGGTCCAGGTGTACGTCCACGCCGGGGAGCCGTCCCGTCGGGGGCCGGTGCTGCCCGGGGGCGACTGGTACCTGCACGCGGGCGAGCGGGCCTGAGCCGACCGGTGCCCGGCCCTGTCCGGCACGGGCCGGCCGGGCTGCGGTAGACATCCCCCATGAGCGCACGCGCGGGTGTCGGAGTCGTCGGGCTGGCCGTCATGGGCAGCAACCTCGCGCGGAACCTCGCGCGCAACGGGCACACGGTGGCCCTGTGGAACCGGACGCAGGAGAAGACCACGGCCCTGGTGGAGGCCCACGGCCACGAGGGCGACTTCGTCCCCAGCGAGGAGCTGGCCGACTTCGTCGCGTCGCTCACCACGCCCCGCTGCGTCATCGTCATGGTGCAGGCGGGACCGGGCACCGACGCGGTCGTCGACGCGGTGGCCGAGCTGCTCGAGCCGGGCGACATGGTCGTCGACGGCGGCAACGCGCTGTTCGGCGACACGATCCGCCGCACCGAGGCGCTGGAGGCCAAGGGGCTGCACTTCGTCGGCGCCGGGGTGTCCGGCGGCGAGGAGGGCGCCCTCAACGGTCCCTCGATCATGGTCGGCGGGTCCGACGAGGCCTACGAGACGCTCGGGCCGATCGTCGAGAGCATCGCCGCGGTCGTCGACGGCACGCCGTGCGCGGCGCACCTGGGCACCGACGGCGCCGGGCACTTCGTCAAGATGGTCCACAACGGCATCGAGTACGCCGACATGCAGCTCATCGGCGAGGCGTACGACCTGCTCCGCAACGTCGCCGGGCTCTCCCCGTCCGCCATCTCCGAGATCTTCGTCGGCTGGAACTCCGGCGAGCTCGACTCCTTCCTCATCGAGATCACCGCCGACGTGCTCGCCCAGGTCGACGCCTCGACGGGGCAGCCGTTCGTCGACGTCGTGCTCGACCAGGCCGGCATGAAGGGCACCGGGACGTGGACCGTCCAGACGGCCCTCACGCTCGGGACCCCGGTGAGCGGGATCGCCGAGGCCGTCTTCGCCCGCGCGCTGTCCAGCCACCGCGAGACCCGCGACGCCGTCCAGGCCGCGTACGGCACGACCAGCGGGTCCACCGTGCCGGTCCCCGACGACGTCGACGCCTTCGTCGAGCAGGTCCGCCGCGCGCTGTACGCGTCCAAGATCGTCAGCTACGCCCAGGGCTTCGACATGCTCGCCGCCGGTGCCCTGCTCCACGGCTGGTCGCTCGACATGGGCCAGATCGCCACCATCTGGCGCGGCGGCTGCA
This genomic window from Aquipuribacter hungaricus contains:
- a CDS encoding NAD(P)/FAD-dependent oxidoreductase, with the translated sequence MSTVQTHDTPAAPRRTTTGRPHVLVIGSGFGGLFATQGLRKADVDVTLISRTTHHLFQPLLYQVATGILSEGDIAPSTREILNDQQNATVLLGDVTGIDLTARTVTSQVLDRQTVTSYDHLVVAAGAGQSYFGNDQFARFAPGMKSIDDALELRGRIFGAFEMAELAWDESEEERLLTFVVVGAGPTGVEMAGQIAELSKQTLRRDFRRIDPTRAKVVLVDAAPRVLPGFAEELGEKAHRKLTQMGVDIQLGTMVTDVDRHGIEVKDKDGTTRRIEARAKVWAAGVQGSPLGSLLAEQSGAELDRAGRIKVQPDLSLPGHPEVHVVGDMAALDGLPGVAQVAIQGGQHVAREIRRGLTGQETGVAFSYKDKGSMATISRFNAVASVGKLKFGGFFAWVLWLAVHLLYLVGFKNRVTTLLKWTITFLGRGRSERAVTQQQIIARRALEHHKPQDLVYLDEKPGAAADGAQDATPGETGGTTGGSQAGTDETIEQRRPDHPDLGGAPTATEEAAQR
- a CDS encoding gamma-glutamylcyclotransferase family protein, which translates into the protein MTGTLLVPVAGRRTPLLLAVYGTLRRGCRNAGVLAGCRHLGDGEVAGTLHEVSVPREQLGYGYPLLVLDDAPGPAGAGGRVRVEVYGVDDPATLLALDELEDYDPDDPSGSEYVRVVVPLLSGWPGAPEQVQVYVHAGEPSRRGPVLPGGDWYLHAGERA
- the gndA gene encoding NADP-dependent phosphogluconate dehydrogenase — its product is MSARAGVGVVGLAVMGSNLARNLARNGHTVALWNRTQEKTTALVEAHGHEGDFVPSEELADFVASLTTPRCVIVMVQAGPGTDAVVDAVAELLEPGDMVVDGGNALFGDTIRRTEALEAKGLHFVGAGVSGGEEGALNGPSIMVGGSDEAYETLGPIVESIAAVVDGTPCAAHLGTDGAGHFVKMVHNGIEYADMQLIGEAYDLLRNVAGLSPSAISEIFVGWNSGELDSFLIEITADVLAQVDASTGQPFVDVVLDQAGMKGTGTWTVQTALTLGTPVSGIAEAVFARALSSHRETRDAVQAAYGTTSGSTVPVPDDVDAFVEQVRRALYASKIVSYAQGFDMLAAGALLHGWSLDMGQIATIWRGGCIIRARFLDRITEAYAADPALVSLLSAPVFVEALQGADAAWRQVVSTAALSGVPTPGFAAALAAFDGSRRDRLPAALVQGQRDLFGAHTYRRVDREGTFHVMWGEDRRETEV